A stretch of Pogona vitticeps strain Pit_001003342236 chromosome 5, PviZW2.1, whole genome shotgun sequence DNA encodes these proteins:
- the MOB1B gene encoding MOB kinase activator 1B isoform X1: MKLTSSPKARSSLPTCLTSLGCCEDDVEIRRASGSRSSKTFKPKKNIPEGSHQYELLKHAEATLGSGNLRMAVMLPEGEDLNEWVAVNTVDFFNQINMLYGTITDFCTEESCPVMSAGPKYEYHWADGTNIKKPIKCSAPKYIDYLMTWVQDQLDDETLFPSKIGVPFPKNFMSVAKTILKRLFRVYAHIYHQHFDPVIQLQEEAHLNTSFKHFIFFVQEFNLIDRRELAPLQELIEKLTSKDR, translated from the exons ATGAAACTCACTAGTTCGCCTAAGGCCAGAAGCTCTCTCCCTACCTGCCTTACTTCACtgggctgttgtgaggatgatGTGGAGATAAGGAGAGCCAG TGGTAGCCGTTCTTCTAAGACTTTTAAACCAAAGAAGAATATTCCTGAAGGCTCCCATCAATATGAGCTGCTGAAGCATGCAGAGGCCACCCTTGGAAGTGGCAACCTGCGGATGGCTGTTATGCTGCCTGAGGGTGAAGACCTCAATGAATGGGTTGCGGTGAACA CTGTGGATTTCTTCAATCAGATCAACATGCTTTATGGGACAATTACAGACTTTTGCACAGAGGAGAGCTGCCCAGTGATGTCTGCAGGTCCAAA ATATGAATACCACTGGGCAGATGGGACAAACATAAAGAAGCCAATCAAATGTTCAGCACCAAAGTATATTGATTACCTGATGACCTGGGTTCAGGATCAGCTGGATGATGAAACGCTATTTCCTTCCAAAATAG GCGTCCCTTTCCCAAAGAACTTCATGTCGGTAGCTAAGACCATCCTAAAGCGACTCTTCAGAGTGTATGCTCACATCTATCACCAGCACTTTGATCCAGTCATCCAGCTTCAAGAAGAGGCACATCTCAACACATCCTTCAAGCACTTTATCTTTTTCGTTCAG GAATTTAACCTTATAGACAGAAGAGAACTTGCTCCACTTCAAGAACTGATTGAAAAACTCACTTCAAAGGACAGATAA
- the MOB1B gene encoding MOB kinase activator 1B isoform X2, whose amino-acid sequence MSFLFGSRSSKTFKPKKNIPEGSHQYELLKHAEATLGSGNLRMAVMLPEGEDLNEWVAVNTVDFFNQINMLYGTITDFCTEESCPVMSAGPKYEYHWADGTNIKKPIKCSAPKYIDYLMTWVQDQLDDETLFPSKIGVPFPKNFMSVAKTILKRLFRVYAHIYHQHFDPVIQLQEEAHLNTSFKHFIFFVQEFNLIDRRELAPLQELIEKLTSKDR is encoded by the exons aTGAGCTTCTTGTT TGGTAGCCGTTCTTCTAAGACTTTTAAACCAAAGAAGAATATTCCTGAAGGCTCCCATCAATATGAGCTGCTGAAGCATGCAGAGGCCACCCTTGGAAGTGGCAACCTGCGGATGGCTGTTATGCTGCCTGAGGGTGAAGACCTCAATGAATGGGTTGCGGTGAACA CTGTGGATTTCTTCAATCAGATCAACATGCTTTATGGGACAATTACAGACTTTTGCACAGAGGAGAGCTGCCCAGTGATGTCTGCAGGTCCAAA ATATGAATACCACTGGGCAGATGGGACAAACATAAAGAAGCCAATCAAATGTTCAGCACCAAAGTATATTGATTACCTGATGACCTGGGTTCAGGATCAGCTGGATGATGAAACGCTATTTCCTTCCAAAATAG GCGTCCCTTTCCCAAAGAACTTCATGTCGGTAGCTAAGACCATCCTAAAGCGACTCTTCAGAGTGTATGCTCACATCTATCACCAGCACTTTGATCCAGTCATCCAGCTTCAAGAAGAGGCACATCTCAACACATCCTTCAAGCACTTTATCTTTTTCGTTCAG GAATTTAACCTTATAGACAGAAGAGAACTTGCTCCACTTCAAGAACTGATTGAAAAACTCACTTCAAAGGACAGATAA